From Rutidosis leptorrhynchoides isolate AG116_Rl617_1_P2 chromosome 3, CSIRO_AGI_Rlap_v1, whole genome shotgun sequence, a single genomic window includes:
- the LOC139900958 gene encoding uncharacterized protein — protein MYADPHRRAVIFTVGDQVYLKVSPWKGVIRFGKRGKLAPRYIGPFRIQHALNNQTVVLDLPAELAGIHNTFNVCYLRKCKVDDDSQILLLQYLKVDMNKKLVEEHVRIVDRKITKLRHKQIPMIPSDSDDGISFKGSRFVTTSH, from the exons ATGTACGCCGATCCGCACCGACGGGCAGTTATTTTCACAGTTGGTGATCAGGTATACTTGAAAGTATCGCcctggaaaggtgtcattcgtttcggtaaaagaggcaaGTTAGCTCCGAGGTACATTGGGCCGTTTAGAATACAACATGCGTTGAATAATCAGACAGTAGTATTAGATCTTCCTGCTGAGTTAGCCGGTATACATaacacattcaatgtgtgttatcttcgtaagtgcaaGGTAGACGATGACAGTCAGATTCTTCTACTACAATATTTGAAAGTTGATATGAataagaagttagtagaagagcaTGTAAGAATTGTAGACAGGAAGATTACTAAGTTACGACATAAGCAGATACCGATG ATTCCATCAGATTCTGATGATGGAATCTCCTTTAAGGGGAGTAGATTTGTAACAACCTCACATTAG